One genomic segment of Virgibacillus doumboii includes these proteins:
- a CDS encoding YqzG/YhdC family protein, with protein sequence MRKVIIAFSVLFFLIPATGILQSTANAEKDIPSYAKWGRLAMKKTMEKYPDADIIDYLHKGKEVKEHSTVEKFKLWLKGDDREFGVFINIEFNTASEKIMNITFKETPN encoded by the coding sequence GTGCGAAAAGTTATCATAGCGTTTAGCGTTCTTTTTTTCCTGATCCCTGCAACGGGTATATTACAAAGCACCGCCAATGCTGAAAAGGATATTCCATCGTACGCCAAATGGGGCAGGCTGGCCATGAAAAAAACGATGGAAAAATATCCGGATGCTGACATCATTGACTACCTTCACAAAGGAAAAGAAGTAAAAGAACATTCTACTGTTGAAAAGTTCAAGTTATGGCTGAAGGGGGATGACAGAGAGTTCGGTGTTTTTATTAATATCGAATTTAATACTGCGTCCGAGAAAATAATGAACATTACATTTAAGGAAACGCCGAATTAA